One Spinacia oleracea cultivar Varoflay chromosome 4, BTI_SOV_V1, whole genome shotgun sequence DNA segment encodes these proteins:
- the LOC110802257 gene encoding uncharacterized protein, with the protein MTQVNQKFDSMATHNKILETQIAQLSSSNSSRVPGSLPPQGVSPGETHQANAIVTRSGKNLVNSTTKSLTQGESEPIDESEPIIDTTIDEEEVVVSEPMVVEVPKRVVPPYKPKLPFPSRFAGANLDDQFAKFQEVLKNLYVNIPFAEALRKMPPYAKFLKEILTKKRVVDVVETISLPESCSAIIQNKLPTKLKDPESFSIPCAIGELVIYKALCDLGASVSVMPLSIFQRLNVGELKPTQVSLQLADRSVKLPLGKVEDVPMRIGKFFIPVDFVVLEMEEDPNVPIILGRPFLATAGAIIDVRGGRLSLSVGMRKLSFNLTKS; encoded by the coding sequence ATGACTCAAGTCAACCAAAAGTTTGATTCCATGGCCACCCATAATAAAATTCTTGAAACACAAATTGCGCAATTGTCATCCTCTAATTCTTCAAGAGTTCCCGGTTCTTTGCCTCCTCAAGGGGTAAGTCCCGGTGAGACCCATCAAGCTAATGCTATTGTGACAAGAAGTGGAAAAAACCTTGTGAATTCAACTACTAAAAGTCTAACTCAAGGAGAGAGTGAGCCCATTGATGAAAGTGAGCCTATTATCGATACCACCATAGATGAGGAAGAGGTTGTGGTGAGTGAACCAATGGTTGTTGAAGTTCCAAAGAGAGTGGTCCCTCCTTACAAGCCCAAATTGCCTTTCCCATCTCGTTTTGCCGGAGCTAACCTTGATGATCAATTTGCAAAATTCCAAGAAGTCCTCAAGAACCTCTATGTGAACATTCCTTTTGCCGAAGCCCTTAGAAAAATGCCTCCTTATGCCAAGTTTTTGAAGGAGATTCTAACCAAGAAGAGGGTTGTGGATGTGGTTGAGACTATTAGCCTACCCGAAAGTTGTAGTGCCATTATCCAAAACAAGTTGCCCACCAAATTGAAAGACCCCGAgagtttttccatcccttgTGCAATTGGGGAACTTGTCATATATAAAGCCCTATGTGACTTAGGAGCAAGTGTGAGTGTAATGCCATTATCTATTTTTCAAAGGTTGAATGTGGGAGAGTTGAAGCCTACCCAAGTGTCCCTCCAATTAGCCGACCGTTCAGTGAAGCTTCCATTGGGAAAGGTAGAGGATGTGCCTATGAGGATTGGGAAGTTCTTTATCCCCGTTGATTTTGTGGTCTTAGAAATGGAGGAGGACCCTAATGTCCCAATCATCTTAGGAAGACCTTTTCTTGCCACCgcgggggcaatcatagatgtgAGAGGTGGTAGACTATCCCTTAGCGTGGGGATGAGAAAATTGAGTTTCAACTTAACCAAATCATGA